In one window of Chryseobacterium sp. JV274 DNA:
- a CDS encoding DUF1573 domain-containing protein produces MKKTLSIIALSIIGFGLVSCKKENKETQSTETATTDSTAVAAPVTTDSAAAPVTGEAAAPVSNEPSTSVALSENNFDFGKIKKGDKVEHVYEVTNTGKNPLIISEVKPGCGCTAPDFTKEPIMPGKKGKVTLHFDSSSFDGNVQKYADVFANVEKAPIRLTFTANIQP; encoded by the coding sequence ATGAAAAAGACGTTATCAATTATCGCCTTGTCTATTATAGGCTTTGGGTTAGTTTCATGTAAAAAAGAAAACAAAGAAACTCAAAGTACTGAAACTGCAACTACTGATTCTACGGCTGTTGCGGCTCCGGTAACCACTGATTCTGCAGCAGCACCTGTAACTGGTGAAGCAGCGGCTCCGGTTTCTAACGAACCATCTACTTCTGTTGCTTTATCTGAAAACAACTTCGATTTTGGGAAAATCAAAAAAGGAGATAAAGTGGAACACGTATATGAAGTTACCAATACCGGAAAAAATCCTTTAATCATTTCTGAAGTTAAGCCAGGTTGTGGATGTACTGCTCCTGATTTTACAAAAGAGCCGATTATGCCAGGTAAAAAAGGAAAGGTTACATTACACTTTGATTCTTCAAGCTTTGACGGAAACGTTCAGAAATATGCAGATGTTTTTGCAAACGTAGAGAAAGCTCCAATCAGATTAACATTCACAGCAAACATTCAACCATAA
- a CDS encoding VCBS repeat-containing protein, whose amino-acid sequence MKKLFTVLAFLFVIKSYAQSYYKNLFDSKQYDVVPDNSKSPNQVEFSWIVSAHMEALALMYEKTHDVKYANVLIGTIGNVIDRRDDLRDQLQPPQTGINNISDYRGVSGAAWSTNHYNTTPDVGATYAHMVHSANIIYPMAKFAAIVKNDSTLHNLKYTLEGRYNDMTFKAISDDLKQKVRETLLYHEGQWYTEPNSNNSIGYYKERNDNPPIHNAGVILPFNMQSAMGRVLVQMYMATDNPDYLTQINQITNFLKANTSFNTNLGSNSWTYWKKDTLREDISHGGLTISFPYECRKYNISNGSTPIYTDSDMQAYANTLTKDIYQSPLYINNGVNYPGEYWNLKSGYRMGNADLSTYTCFQWASLSKYDAKIYQLLAEMQTAENYYTPLTPENFPLVVAYLAYYENLIVPVNTEHGWGSSSDWRGVASGNFDGDSAHEFVVIRNYDGMIGTMEPVGKKFHSVTNDKYYSGQYDWRGVAAGDFFGDSKSEIIALSNHSDSSNNGAYILKIENNNIVEQTKSIGWETQSDWVGAAAGNFITGGKDDFIAVRNLNKEVIVFKFNGTTPEQVYINTLNLPADSKIAAVASGNLDSDAKDEIVLLVNSSTAAYNGIHVYDIDDNGIMTKIAEHTLWGIASEWRGLAVGNLDGDGADEIIAHRNFDGDYKLFKLNGNILSGNTSEKFPIQQTNDNIMCFGNFNSSSQNDELVTLRKDGGIVMFSAAKVINSNPNPNKTADPCQNEIPSELFSFMKSPSFNKQDLKEIVSVK is encoded by the coding sequence ATGAAAAAACTCTTCACAGTTCTCGCTTTTTTATTCGTAATAAAGTCTTATGCTCAATCCTACTATAAAAATCTATTTGATAGTAAGCAGTATGATGTAGTACCTGATAATTCAAAAAGCCCAAACCAAGTAGAATTTTCGTGGATAGTATCTGCCCACATGGAAGCATTGGCATTGATGTATGAAAAAACACATGATGTAAAATATGCTAATGTTTTAATAGGAACTATTGGGAATGTAATTGATAGAAGAGATGATCTTAGAGATCAGCTGCAACCACCACAAACAGGCATAAATAATATATCTGATTACCGTGGAGTTTCTGGAGCAGCATGGTCAACCAATCATTATAATACAACTCCAGACGTAGGAGCTACTTATGCTCATATGGTGCATAGTGCTAACATAATCTACCCAATGGCTAAGTTTGCAGCAATAGTTAAGAATGACTCTACGCTCCATAATTTAAAATATACTTTGGAAGGCCGCTATAATGATATGACTTTTAAAGCTATTTCTGATGACCTTAAACAAAAAGTAAGAGAAACGCTTCTTTATCACGAAGGTCAATGGTATACGGAGCCTAATTCTAATAATAGTATAGGTTATTATAAAGAGCGAAATGATAATCCGCCAATACATAATGCTGGGGTAATTTTACCCTTTAATATGCAAAGTGCAATGGGAAGAGTATTGGTGCAGATGTATATGGCAACAGATAATCCGGATTATCTTACACAGATTAATCAAATTACCAATTTTTTAAAAGCAAATACTTCTTTTAATACTAATCTAGGATCTAATAGTTGGACTTATTGGAAAAAAGATACTTTACGGGAAGATATTTCTCATGGTGGCTTAACCATATCTTTTCCTTATGAGTGTCGTAAATATAATATTTCCAACGGATCAACACCTATTTATACGGATTCCGATATGCAAGCCTATGCTAATACCTTAACGAAAGATATCTATCAGTCTCCTTTGTACATCAATAATGGAGTGAACTATCCCGGAGAATACTGGAATCTTAAGTCCGGTTATAGAATGGGTAATGCAGATTTAAGTACCTATACCTGTTTTCAGTGGGCCTCCTTATCTAAATATGATGCAAAAATATATCAGCTGCTTGCTGAGATGCAAACGGCAGAAAATTATTATACACCTTTAACACCTGAAAACTTTCCTTTAGTAGTTGCCTATCTAGCCTATTATGAAAACTTAATTGTGCCTGTCAATACGGAACATGGATGGGGATCTAGCTCTGATTGGAGAGGGGTTGCAAGTGGTAATTTTGATGGAGATAGTGCTCATGAATTTGTTGTCATCAGAAATTATGATGGGATGATCGGTACAATGGAACCTGTTGGTAAGAAATTTCATTCCGTTACAAATGACAAATATTATAGTGGACAGTATGATTGGAGAGGTGTAGCTGCCGGTGATTTTTTTGGAGATAGCAAAAGTGAGATTATAGCTTTAAGTAATCATTCCGATTCTAGCAATAATGGGGCTTATATTTTAAAAATTGAAAATAATAATATTGTTGAACAGACAAAGTCTATAGGATGGGAAACACAGTCTGATTGGGTAGGAGCCGCCGCTGGAAACTTTATTACCGGAGGTAAAGATGATTTTATTGCTGTCAGGAATTTAAATAAAGAAGTAATTGTTTTTAAATTTAATGGGACCACTCCTGAACAAGTTTATATTAACACTCTTAATCTGCCAGCGGATTCTAAAATTGCAGCAGTAGCATCAGGTAATCTGGATAGTGATGCTAAAGATGAAATCGTATTACTTGTAAATTCTTCAACTGCAGCATATAACGGAATACATGTTTATGATATAGATGATAATGGAATAATGACAAAGATTGCTGAACATACATTGTGGGGAATTGCTTCAGAATGGAGAGGATTGGCTGTTGGTAATCTGGATGGCGATGGAGCGGATGAAATTATCGCTCACAGAAATTTTGACGGAGATTATAAACTATTTAAATTAAATGGAAATATCTTATCAGGTAATACTTCTGAAAAGTTTCCTATCCAGCAAACCAACGATAATATAATGTGTTTCGGGAATTTTAATTCAAGCTCGCAAAATGATGAACTCGTTACGCTTAGAAAAGATGGAGGTATTGTAATGTTTTCTGCTGCAAAAGTTATCAATAGTAATCCTAATCCTAATAAAACAGCAGATCCTTGTCAGAATGAGATCCCGAGTGAACTGTTCAGCTTTATGAAATCTCCGTCATTCAATAAGCAGGATTTGAAAGAAATAGTATCAGTAAAATAG
- a CDS encoding DUF3276 family protein: protein MSEYKERHENEIFTKVLKAGRRTYFFDVRETKAGDYYLTITESKKNFGENGEATFEKHKIYLYKEDFKSFQEMFNESTDFIINEKGEDVISEKHDKDFKSKSFTIDSDDEV, encoded by the coding sequence ATGAGTGAATACAAGGAACGCCATGAAAATGAGATTTTCACTAAGGTGTTAAAAGCAGGGAGAAGAACTTATTTCTTTGATGTGCGTGAGACGAAAGCAGGAGATTATTATCTTACAATCACTGAGAGTAAGAAAAATTTCGGAGAGAATGGGGAAGCTACATTCGAGAAGCATAAAATTTACCTTTACAAGGAAGATTTTAAGAGTTTTCAGGAGATGTTTAATGAGTCCACAGATTTCATCATTAATGAAAAGGGTGAGGATGTAATTTCAGAAAAACATGATAAAGACTTCAAAAGCAAATCATTCACAATTGATTCTGACGACGAAGTTTAA
- a CDS encoding DUF308 domain-containing protein: MMFNWLSLVTGLFYIVLGIVVIVYKFFFTILEPAVAYALGVVLVIYGIFRIYRAISRIKKSRNEE; the protein is encoded by the coding sequence ATGATGTTCAATTGGTTATCCCTGGTTACGGGATTGTTTTATATCGTTTTAGGAATTGTAGTGATTGTCTATAAATTCTTCTTTACTATTTTGGAACCTGCTGTTGCCTATGCATTAGGTGTAGTACTGGTTATTTATGGTATTTTCAGAATTTACAGGGCGATCTCAAGAATTAAAAAATCGAGAAATGAAGAATAG
- a CDS encoding transcription antitermination protein NusB, whose product MLGRRQIREKVVQTVYSYYQNPVKFDVLEKNMFAGIEKIYYLYIYQLNFLVGLKDLAENQIEIGKNKYLKTDADINPNQKFINNQVLLKLEENPERLFFTGQHKQLKWDMHDDLLVKTFQRITAGKRYQDFMKEDGYSFEEDQKFIGKLFLRYIAENEDFHDYLGDKELSWYDDIHIANSMVQKTIGFLREDEESRTLIKMIKDEEDKTFAAKLLRDTLNNWENNEKKLGERLENWDLERVSLMDKVILSTAIAELDNFAFTPSRVIINEYIEIAKVFATDRSNIFINGILDKYCKDQNRI is encoded by the coding sequence ATGTTAGGAAGACGACAAATCCGTGAAAAAGTAGTACAGACAGTGTATTCATACTACCAAAATCCTGTAAAATTTGATGTTTTAGAGAAAAACATGTTTGCCGGGATAGAGAAAATCTATTATCTATACATCTATCAGCTCAATTTTTTGGTGGGTCTGAAAGATTTGGCAGAAAATCAGATCGAAATTGGTAAGAATAAATATCTTAAAACTGATGCTGATATTAATCCTAACCAAAAATTCATCAACAACCAAGTATTGCTTAAACTGGAAGAAAATCCTGAAAGATTATTCTTTACAGGCCAGCATAAGCAGTTGAAATGGGATATGCATGATGACCTATTGGTAAAAACTTTCCAAAGAATTACTGCAGGAAAGCGTTACCAGGATTTCATGAAAGAAGATGGATACTCTTTTGAAGAAGATCAGAAGTTTATCGGAAAATTATTTTTAAGATATATTGCTGAAAATGAAGATTTTCATGATTATCTGGGAGATAAAGAACTTTCATGGTATGATGATATTCACATTGCCAACTCCATGGTACAAAAAACAATCGGTTTCCTGAGAGAAGATGAAGAAAGCAGAACTTTAATTAAAATGATTAAAGATGAAGAAGATAAGACTTTCGCTGCAAAATTGTTGAGAGATACTCTGAACAACTGGGAAAACAATGAAAAGAAACTGGGAGAAAGACTTGAAAACTGGGATCTGGAAAGAGTTTCTTTAATGGATAAAGTAATTTTGTCTACAGCGATTGCAGAACTTGATAATTTTGCTTTCACACCTTCAAGAGTTATCATTAATGAATATATTGAAATTGCAAAAGTATTTGCTACTGACCGTTCCAATATCTTCATCAATGGTATTTTAGATAAATATTGTAAAGATCAAAATAGAATATAA
- a CDS encoding energy transducer TonB, giving the protein MADENVYGQNLTLDEIVFENRNKEYGAYDIRHQYPRLLTKSFIIGTALFLLAALSPFIYLTIKNLTAPPKQEVKADLVDIIEEEPIIEQPKEEEPPPPPPPKEEEKIEVIQNVVPEPVKAPKIETPPPPISKQLETTTGLNNQEGVKAPAYTPPPPPPSTGTKASTAEVKTNNPNEIYKDVDQSAEYPGGMGALRKFLGDNFDTSLMEGGEGTLKAKLKFVVEKDGTVSAVTIEEKSPNGDFNSEAVRVVKKLKKWTPAKRNGESVRSYYSVPFTMNFE; this is encoded by the coding sequence ATGGCAGATGAAAATGTATACGGTCAGAATCTTACTCTAGACGAAATCGTATTTGAAAATAGAAACAAGGAATATGGTGCCTACGATATTAGACATCAGTATCCGAGACTTTTAACAAAGTCTTTTATCATCGGAACAGCATTATTCCTTTTGGCAGCTTTGTCTCCGTTCATCTATCTTACGATTAAAAATCTTACAGCTCCGCCTAAGCAAGAAGTAAAGGCAGATCTAGTAGATATTATCGAAGAAGAACCGATTATCGAGCAGCCTAAGGAAGAAGAACCACCGCCACCTCCTCCTCCAAAAGAAGAAGAGAAAATTGAGGTGATTCAGAACGTAGTTCCTGAGCCTGTAAAAGCTCCGAAAATTGAAACTCCACCACCACCGATTTCTAAGCAGTTGGAAACTACAACTGGTTTGAATAATCAGGAGGGGGTAAAGGCTCCGGCTTATACGCCGCCACCGCCACCACCATCTACAGGTACTAAAGCTAGTACAGCAGAGGTGAAAACAAATAATCCTAACGAGATCTACAAAGATGTTGACCAGTCTGCAGAATATCCTGGAGGTATGGGAGCATTAAGAAAGTTCTTGGGAGATAATTTTGATACTTCTTTAATGGAAGGAGGCGAAGGAACGCTTAAAGCTAAGCTGAAGTTCGTTGTAGAAAAAGACGGAACTGTTTCTGCAGTTACTATTGAAGAGAAATCTCCAAATGGCGACTTTAACAGTGAAGCTGTACGTGTAGTTAAGAAACTTAAAAAATGGACTCCTGCGAAGAGAAACGGGGAGAGCGTTAGATCTTACTATAGTGTACCATTTACTATGAACTTTGAATAA
- a CDS encoding tetratricopeptide repeat protein, with protein MKDIMNMNVKKIAFGAAVVFFTGFASAQTLQDGINSIDSDKFAQAKTNFTEMIAKEPTAENYFYLGNTFLRQGEPDYAKATESFNKGLAADAKSYLNKIGLAAVKLGKGDKNAVAEIQKVVTDSREKDAEVLFRAAEALTLFEKNSSPDLAIQFLTKAIEKAEKKGVPAHYYYTLGDAYRLKRMPGEAMSAYDKALPTAKNKASVYTRMATLWMAAQVWKNAKESIDKAIAVDPTYAPAYKALAGYDIRYQQNAKATQDLINYTKYADEDPYTQLEIAKLYFTNEDYANSKTVLDKIFDKIEDPIKFKLRAYQAYADKNYADAKQNMDTFASQAEKTRIQPADQGLQGLIAAGLAKDEKDAAKKSALMTESQQKVSIAKAAKDETMKWDLELANIAGGGGASQADVDKGPTNPAIEALKKQVAANAQDSDALFKLATAYQDVKNWNGAILTWQKMSALLPDWAPAYYSQGYSYQQAGNNDAAKIAYEKFISTVKPADQEANKQTLAYAYFAVAYMSKDSDAAKAKDYVAKSLQLDPTYQDAVKLNAEINK; from the coding sequence ATGAAAGATATAATGAATATGAATGTAAAGAAGATTGCTTTTGGAGCAGCCGTGGTATTTTTTACCGGTTTTGCCTCTGCACAAACATTGCAGGATGGTATCAACAGTATAGACAGTGATAAATTTGCTCAGGCAAAAACGAATTTCACTGAAATGATCGCTAAAGAGCCTACAGCTGAAAACTACTTCTATTTGGGAAATACTTTCTTAAGACAGGGAGAACCAGATTATGCTAAAGCAACTGAAAGCTTCAACAAAGGATTAGCTGCTGATGCAAAAAGCTATCTTAACAAAATCGGTTTAGCTGCTGTTAAATTAGGTAAAGGCGATAAAAACGCTGTTGCTGAAATTCAGAAAGTAGTGACTGATTCTAGAGAAAAAGATGCTGAAGTTCTGTTCAGAGCTGCAGAAGCTTTAACTTTATTTGAAAAGAACAGTTCACCTGATCTTGCTATCCAGTTCTTGACTAAAGCGATTGAAAAAGCTGAGAAAAAAGGTGTTCCTGCACATTATTATTATACATTAGGAGATGCTTACAGATTAAAAAGAATGCCAGGAGAGGCTATGTCTGCTTATGATAAAGCATTACCTACTGCTAAAAATAAAGCTTCCGTTTATACAAGAATGGCAACTTTATGGATGGCTGCACAAGTTTGGAAAAATGCAAAAGAAAGTATTGATAAAGCAATTGCTGTAGATCCTACTTACGCTCCTGCATACAAAGCATTGGCTGGTTATGACATCAGATATCAGCAGAATGCAAAGGCTACACAAGACCTTATCAACTATACAAAATACGCTGACGAAGATCCGTATACTCAGTTAGAAATTGCAAAATTATATTTCACAAACGAAGACTATGCAAATTCTAAAACAGTTTTGGATAAAATTTTTGACAAAATCGAAGATCCTATTAAGTTTAAATTAAGAGCTTATCAGGCATACGCAGATAAAAACTATGCAGATGCTAAGCAGAACATGGATACTTTCGCTTCTCAAGCTGAGAAAACTAGAATACAGCCTGCTGACCAAGGTTTACAAGGGCTTATTGCTGCAGGTTTAGCAAAAGATGAAAAAGATGCTGCTAAAAAATCAGCTTTAATGACGGAATCTCAGCAGAAAGTTTCTATCGCAAAAGCTGCTAAAGATGAAACAATGAAGTGGGATCTTGAACTAGCTAACATCGCTGGAGGTGGAGGTGCTTCTCAGGCAGATGTTGATAAAGGGCCTACTAACCCTGCCATTGAAGCATTGAAAAAGCAGGTTGCAGCTAATGCTCAGGATTCTGATGCATTATTCAAGTTGGCAACAGCATATCAAGATGTTAAAAACTGGAATGGGGCTATCCTTACATGGCAAAAAATGTCAGCTCTTCTTCCTGATTGGGCTCCTGCTTATTACAGCCAGGGATATTCTTACCAACAGGCTGGAAACAATGATGCAGCAAAAATAGCTTACGAAAAATTCATCAGTACAGTAAAACCTGCTGATCAGGAAGCAAACAAGCAGACTCTTGCTTATGCTTACTTTGCAGTAGCTTATATGAGCAAAGATTCTGATGCTGCAAAAGCAAAAGATTATGTAGCTAAATCTTTACAGTTAGATCCTACTTACCAGGATGCTGTAAAATTAAATGCAGAGATCAATAAGTAA
- a CDS encoding ABC transporter ATP-binding protein: MKALKTLNPYFWKHKILLFWGVLFIIASNFFNIYKVQFVGKSVDELTKNGNLGFNHQVLIYVGIIVGCSLLTGFFTFMMRQTIIVASRRIEYELKNKIYRHYQDLSLTDYKQTTIGDLMNRLSEDVVAVRMYLGPGVMYVANLIVLVLITAIYMVKTDASMTMWTLLPLPILSFAIYKVSSIINKKSKIMQKSQSAISTFVQDSFSGIRVVKFFAREKYIEKNYGIKVTDYQNKALDLAKTEAYFFTIILFVIGLLNVAIIWIGGAKYIAGELSIGKIADFFMYINTLIFPFSMVGWVTSVNQRAEASMQRINEFMDKRSEIINTNFENYPIKGDIEFRNVSYVYPNTGIKALDNLNFKVKAGESLAIMGKTGSGKSTIALLLCRLIDPSEGEILIDGKNLKDHNLINYRNFIGYIPQESYLFSDSIENNIGFAIDHPSHEKVVEYSNIADVHKNIVEFKEQYKTLVGERGVMLSGGQKQRICIARALIKDPNIIIFDDSLSALDTETEQNILENIDKKISNATSIIITHRESSAQKADQIINLTEITNSVTA; encoded by the coding sequence ATGAAAGCGTTAAAAACCTTAAACCCCTATTTTTGGAAACACAAAATACTGTTGTTTTGGGGGGTACTATTTATCATTGCCAGTAATTTCTTTAATATATATAAAGTTCAGTTTGTAGGAAAGTCTGTTGATGAGCTTACAAAAAATGGAAACCTTGGCTTCAACCATCAGGTTTTGATCTATGTAGGAATTATTGTTGGGTGTTCCCTTTTGACCGGATTTTTCACATTCATGATGAGACAGACCATCATTGTGGCTTCCAGAAGGATAGAATACGAGCTTAAAAATAAAATTTACAGACATTATCAGGATTTATCCTTAACGGATTATAAACAGACTACCATCGGAGACTTAATGAACAGATTGAGTGAAGATGTGGTTGCTGTAAGAATGTATCTTGGTCCCGGAGTGATGTATGTAGCCAACCTGATCGTCCTTGTACTGATCACAGCTATTTATATGGTAAAAACGGATGCTTCCATGACCATGTGGACTTTACTTCCGCTTCCGATTTTATCTTTTGCTATTTATAAGGTAAGTTCTATCATTAACAAAAAGTCGAAGATCATGCAGAAGAGCCAGTCTGCAATTTCAACTTTTGTTCAGGACAGTTTCTCAGGAATCCGTGTAGTAAAATTCTTCGCCCGAGAGAAATACATTGAAAAAAACTACGGAATAAAAGTGACCGATTATCAGAATAAAGCTTTGGATCTTGCCAAAACAGAAGCGTATTTCTTCACCATTATTCTTTTTGTAATCGGATTATTAAACGTAGCGATCATCTGGATTGGCGGTGCTAAATATATTGCCGGAGAATTAAGCATCGGAAAAATTGCAGATTTCTTTATGTATATCAACACGCTGATTTTCCCATTCTCTATGGTTGGATGGGTAACTTCTGTGAACCAGAGAGCTGAAGCGTCTATGCAAAGAATCAATGAATTCATGGATAAGAGATCGGAAATCATTAATACTAATTTTGAAAACTATCCTATCAAAGGAGATATAGAATTCAGGAATGTTTCTTATGTATATCCTAATACAGGAATTAAGGCACTGGATAATCTGAACTTTAAAGTTAAAGCCGGAGAATCTTTAGCCATTATGGGTAAAACAGGAAGCGGAAAATCAACAATAGCCCTGCTCTTATGCCGATTGATAGATCCCAGCGAAGGAGAGATTTTGATAGATGGTAAAAACCTGAAAGATCATAATCTGATTAACTACAGGAACTTCATTGGATATATTCCTCAGGAGAGCTATTTATTCTCTGATTCTATAGAAAATAATATAGGTTTTGCCATTGATCACCCTTCTCATGAGAAAGTGGTAGAATATTCAAATATTGCAGATGTTCACAAAAATATTGTAGAGTTTAAAGAGCAATATAAAACACTTGTTGGTGAACGCGGAGTAATGCTTTCGGGGGGACAAAAGCAAAGAATTTGTATTGCAAGAGCCTTAATTAAAGACCCGAATATCATCATTTTTGATGATTCCTTGTCTGCTTTAGACACCGAAACTGAGCAGAATATTCTGGAAAATATCGATAAAAAGATAAGTAACGCTACTTCCATAATCATCACACACAGAGAGTCTAGCGCTCAAAAAGCAGATCAAATTATCAACCTGACGGAAATTACCAATTCTGTAACCGCTTAG
- the bshB1 gene encoding bacillithiol biosynthesis deacetylase BshB1, which produces MKTDILAFGAHPDDVELGCGGTIAKMVSEGKKCVVVDLTRGELGTRGTDETRKAEAADAAKILGLSARENLGMKDGFLVNSEEYQMRIVKMIRKYRPEIVLANAIDDRHPDHAKGAKLVSDACFLSGLRKIETVEEGENQEVWRPKHVFHYIQWKDIKPEFVIDISEFLDTKIASCMAYKTQFYDPASKEPETPITTKDFYESLTYRAQDLGRLSGVTYAEGFTSEKLISLKNFDGIVW; this is translated from the coding sequence ATGAAAACTGATATACTTGCTTTTGGAGCACATCCTGACGATGTAGAGCTAGGATGTGGCGGAACTATTGCTAAAATGGTTTCAGAGGGTAAAAAATGTGTAGTTGTAGATCTTACCAGAGGAGAACTCGGAACAAGAGGTACAGATGAAACAAGAAAGGCCGAGGCGGCAGATGCTGCTAAAATTTTGGGACTTTCAGCAAGAGAAAATCTTGGAATGAAAGATGGCTTTCTGGTAAACTCTGAAGAATACCAAATGAGGATCGTAAAAATGATTCGCAAATACCGCCCGGAAATCGTATTAGCCAATGCTATTGATGATAGACATCCGGATCATGCAAAAGGAGCGAAATTAGTGTCGGATGCGTGCTTTTTGTCCGGACTGAGAAAAATAGAAACTGTAGAAGAAGGAGAAAATCAGGAGGTGTGGAGACCTAAGCACGTTTTTCATTATATTCAATGGAAAGATATCAAACCGGAGTTCGTTATTGACATTTCAGAATTTCTGGATACAAAAATTGCATCTTGTATGGCTTATAAAACTCAATTTTATGACCCTGCTTCTAAAGAACCAGAAACTCCGATTACAACAAAAGACTTTTATGAGAGCTTAACTTACCGTGCACAGGATTTAGGGCGGTTATCGGGAGTTACTTATGCTGAGGGATTTACATCTGAGAAGTTAATTTCTTTGAAAAATTTTGATGGAATTGTTTGGTAG
- the yajC gene encoding preprotein translocase subunit YajC, which produces MLTLFLQAAGGSSPMMLIMMGVMFVGFYFLMIRPQMRKQKQEKNFQENLKVGTRVVLTSGLHGRIAQVQDDGFVIETLSGKLKFEKAAVSREMTESRFGDKAKSADKADDKKETATEEKK; this is translated from the coding sequence ATGTTGACACTATTTTTACAGGCAGCAGGTGGATCTTCACCTATGATGCTGATCATGATGGGAGTGATGTTTGTAGGATTTTATTTCCTGATGATCAGACCTCAGATGAGAAAGCAGAAGCAAGAGAAAAACTTTCAGGAAAACCTTAAAGTAGGAACAAGAGTAGTTCTTACCTCTGGTCTTCACGGAAGAATTGCTCAGGTTCAGGATGATGGTTTTGTTATTGAAACATTATCCGGAAAACTGAAATTTGAAAAAGCGGCAGTTTCCAGAGAAATGACAGAATCTCGTTTTGGAGATAAAGCAAAATCTGCAGATAAAGCGGATGACAAAAAAGAAACAGCAACTGAAGAGAAAAAATAA
- a CDS encoding PstS family phosphate ABC transporter substrate-binding protein, with product MKNSFKLAVIFVLSIMLASCKKEKNAPSYHKGDLTIFTDESFQSVTEALADGYMINYPDTHIKVEIKKEDLGLLDLLKGSAKAVVMSRNLTPEEIKTYEERTDLKFLPSKFAADAVVFVVPKDSPKESISMEEINAGLMSDKKEFIFDGTNSSNLNFVAEKLKKQPKDLQFSIIPGNQKIIEELGKYPNKIGVVGLNTFSRPYDKTSEKLREMVKILPVVEKGKLYNADFKGLSTMEYPFTRVLYFLINEGNFNIANGFIRFSCTHLGQKIVQKEGLQPYNIYKREVQMR from the coding sequence ATGAAGAATAGTTTTAAGCTTGCAGTAATTTTTGTTTTGAGCATAATGCTTGCAAGCTGCAAAAAGGAGAAAAATGCTCCTTCCTATCACAAGGGTGATCTTACAATTTTTACTGACGAGTCCTTTCAAAGCGTCACAGAAGCATTAGCTGACGGCTATATGATCAACTACCCTGACACCCACATCAAAGTAGAAATAAAGAAAGAAGACTTAGGACTTCTTGATCTTCTGAAAGGAAGTGCGAAAGCCGTGGTAATGTCCAGAAATCTTACTCCTGAAGAAATAAAAACATATGAAGAAAGAACTGATCTGAAGTTTCTTCCCTCTAAATTTGCTGCAGATGCAGTAGTTTTTGTAGTTCCTAAAGACTCTCCGAAAGAAAGTATTTCCATGGAGGAAATCAATGCTGGACTGATGTCTGATAAAAAAGAATTTATCTTTGATGGAACCAACTCAAGTAATCTGAATTTTGTCGCTGAAAAATTAAAAAAACAGCCAAAAGACCTCCAGTTTTCAATTATCCCGGGAAATCAGAAGATCATAGAGGAATTAGGAAAGTATCCCAATAAAATAGGGGTTGTAGGGCTTAATACTTTTAGCCGTCCTTATGATAAAACTTCTGAAAAACTGAGAGAAATGGTTAAAATCCTCCCTGTTGTAGAAAAGGGAAAACTCTATAATGCAGATTTTAAAGGGCTAAGTACAATGGAATATCCCTTTACAAGAGTTCTTTATTTCTTGATTAATGAAGGTAATTTTAATATTGCCAATGGATTTATAAGATTTTCATGTACTCATTTAGGTCAAAAAATTGTTCAGAAAGAAGGTCTGCAGCCTTATAATATTTATAAGAGAGAAGTTCAGATGCGTTAA